One Telluria mixta DNA window includes the following coding sequences:
- a CDS encoding isocitrate lyase/PEP mutase family protein: protein MSDQILKARALRALHTPGAPLVLVNCWDAGSAKAIAAAGAQAIATASWAVAAANGYEDGEHLPRDLAIANIERIARAVTLPVTVDLERGYGATPDEVADTVTHAIRAGAVGCNLEDGIAAGGLRDPGEQALRLQAARDAADRLDVPLFINARTDGFLLAAPGDHDDALLDATLARARVYAAHGADGLFVPGLVDATLIERLVQASPLPVNLMAAAGTPPLATLRALGVARLSHGPGPYLQAMRALEDAARGVVA, encoded by the coding sequence ATGTCCGACCAGATCCTCAAGGCCCGCGCGCTGCGCGCTCTGCATACGCCGGGTGCGCCGCTCGTCCTCGTCAACTGCTGGGATGCCGGCAGCGCCAAAGCCATTGCCGCCGCCGGCGCGCAGGCCATCGCCACGGCCAGCTGGGCCGTCGCCGCCGCCAACGGCTACGAAGACGGCGAACACCTGCCCCGTGACCTCGCCATCGCCAACATCGAGCGCATCGCCCGCGCCGTCACCTTGCCCGTGACCGTCGACCTGGAGCGCGGCTACGGCGCCACGCCCGATGAAGTCGCCGACACCGTCACGCACGCGATCCGCGCCGGCGCCGTCGGCTGCAATCTCGAAGACGGCATCGCGGCGGGCGGCCTGCGCGATCCCGGCGAACAGGCGCTGCGCCTGCAAGCCGCACGCGACGCCGCCGACAGGCTCGACGTCCCGCTCTTCATCAATGCGCGCACGGACGGCTTCCTGCTTGCGGCACCGGGCGATCACGACGACGCCCTGCTCGACGCCACGCTGGCGCGCGCCCGCGTGTACGCCGCGCACGGCGCGGATGGCCTGTTCGTGCCGGGCCTCGTCGACGCGACGCTGATCGAACGGCTCGTGCAGGCGTCGCCACTGCCCGTCAACCTGATGGCGGCCGCCGGCACGCCGCCGCTGGCGACCTTGCGCGCCCTCGGCGTCGCGCGCCTGAGCCATGGTCCCGGCCCGTACCTGCAGGCGATGCGCGCACTGGAAGACGCCGCGCGCGGCGTCGTCGCATGA
- a CDS encoding glycoside hydrolase family 13 protein, with translation MKKLVLAISAFLPAMWASAAPYAVQHVEPMNWWVGMKWSDLQVMVHGEKIAELEPALSYPGVRIAGVERTDNPNFLFVNLKIGATTKPGELKLQFKRGKDVVTTVPYRLEARRKDSAARRGFDSGDAVYLIVPDRFSNGNPANDDAGMREKSDRRDPNGRHGGDLAGMQAQLDYIRGLGFTMIWPTPLLENNQQAYSYHGYALTDYYRIDPRFGSNEDYRNYVAAANARGIGVIQDIVVNHIGTGHWWMQDMPSSDWINHGKTFVKTNNQHTVAQDIHAAPEDKARFVDGWFDTSMPDVNQKNRLVARYLIQNTLWWVEYANLSGIREDTYSYADPAFLNDWNRAVRAEYPNLNVVGEEMDDRPYMVAYWQKGVVNGDGFRSELPTVMDFPLVDTAPKALTAPEDSGQGLIKIYETIAADYLYADPLKLMVFPDNHDRPRALAQVDGNIDLLKTDLILMATTRGIPQMFYGTEMLIQGPKERVDGVLRADMPGGWAGDKVDAFAGTGLTEAQRGMQHLVRTLFNWRKTSSAVKTGKLTHYLPGDGHYVYFRHDGRQTVMVVLNKNPQDTQLDLSRFAGMVKDARQGRNVLTGAAVDLRAPLAVPAMTSVVVEW, from the coding sequence ATGAAGAAGCTTGTTCTTGCCATCTCGGCCTTCCTGCCCGCCATGTGGGCCAGCGCCGCGCCCTACGCCGTCCAGCACGTGGAACCGATGAACTGGTGGGTCGGCATGAAGTGGTCCGACCTGCAGGTGATGGTGCATGGCGAGAAGATCGCCGAGCTGGAGCCGGCGCTGAGTTACCCCGGCGTGCGCATCGCCGGCGTGGAGCGCACGGACAACCCGAACTTCCTGTTCGTGAACCTGAAGATCGGCGCGACCACGAAGCCCGGTGAACTGAAACTGCAGTTCAAGCGCGGCAAGGACGTGGTGACGACGGTGCCGTATCGCCTGGAAGCGCGCCGCAAGGATTCGGCGGCGCGGCGCGGCTTCGACTCCGGCGACGCGGTCTACCTGATCGTGCCCGACCGTTTTTCGAACGGGAACCCGGCCAACGACGACGCCGGCATGCGCGAAAAGAGCGACCGGCGCGATCCGAACGGGCGCCACGGCGGCGACCTGGCGGGCATGCAGGCGCAGCTCGATTACATCCGCGGCCTCGGGTTCACGATGATCTGGCCCACGCCGCTGCTGGAAAACAACCAGCAGGCGTACTCGTACCACGGCTATGCGCTGACCGATTACTACAGGATCGATCCGCGCTTCGGCAGCAACGAGGACTACCGCAACTACGTGGCCGCGGCCAATGCGCGCGGCATCGGCGTGATCCAGGACATCGTCGTGAACCATATCGGCACGGGCCACTGGTGGATGCAGGACATGCCGTCGTCCGACTGGATCAACCACGGCAAGACGTTCGTGAAGACCAACAACCAGCACACGGTCGCGCAGGACATCCACGCGGCGCCGGAAGACAAGGCGCGCTTCGTCGACGGCTGGTTCGATACGTCGATGCCGGACGTGAACCAGAAGAACAGGCTGGTGGCCCGCTACCTGATCCAGAACACGCTGTGGTGGGTCGAGTACGCGAACCTGTCCGGCATCCGCGAAGACACGTATTCGTATGCCGACCCGGCCTTCCTGAACGACTGGAACCGCGCCGTGCGCGCGGAATACCCGAACCTGAACGTCGTCGGCGAGGAGATGGACGACCGTCCGTACATGGTCGCGTACTGGCAGAAGGGCGTCGTCAACGGCGACGGCTTCCGTTCCGAGCTGCCGACGGTGATGGATTTCCCGCTCGTCGACACGGCCCCGAAAGCGCTGACGGCGCCGGAAGACAGCGGCCAGGGCCTCATCAAGATCTACGAGACCATCGCGGCCGACTACCTGTACGCGGACCCGCTGAAGTTGATGGTCTTCCCGGACAACCACGACCGTCCGCGCGCGCTGGCGCAGGTGGATGGCAACATCGACCTCCTGAAGACGGACTTGATCCTGATGGCGACGACGCGCGGCATTCCGCAGATGTTCTATGGGACCGAGATGCTGATCCAGGGGCCGAAGGAGCGCGTCGACGGCGTGCTGCGCGCGGACATGCCGGGCGGCTGGGCGGGCGACAAGGTCGATGCGTTCGCGGGCACGGGGTTGACGGAGGCCCAGCGCGGCATGCAGCACCTCGTGCGCACGCTGTTCAACTGGCGCAAGACCAGTTCCGCCGTCAAGACCGGCAAGCTGACGCACTACCTCCCCGGCGACGGCCACTACGTGTATTTCCGCCACGACGGCAGGCAGACGGTCATGGTCGTGCTGAACAAGAATCCGCAGGACACGCAGTTGGACCTGTCGCGCTTCGCCGGCATGGTGAAGGATGCGCGCCAGGGCCGCAACGTGCTGACCGGCGCCGCCGTCGACCTGCGCGCGCCGCTGGCGGTACCGGCCATGACGTCCGTCGTGGTCGAGTGGTGA
- a CDS encoding helix-turn-helix domain-containing protein, giving the protein MTPLDLAPVPVGLLLREWRAARRLSQLDLSLDANISARHLSCIETGKAQPSRTLLMRLADVLDMPLRERNALLRAGGYAPSYPETGLDTPAMGRINQAIDFILRQQEPYPAFLMNRHWDILATNDAAQRVNGFVLDGRASKHANMLRAVFDPDDLRGALANWDDIGATLIGHLHALVAGSPTDTKARALLDEILAYPNVPSRWRLRDLDTPPAPLLTTEFRHRGVTLSFFSTITTFGTPRDITIDGLHIESCFPMDEATAQFCRRLGEQP; this is encoded by the coding sequence ATGACGCCTCTCGACCTCGCCCCCGTCCCCGTCGGCCTGCTCTTGCGCGAATGGCGCGCGGCGCGGCGCCTGAGCCAGCTCGACCTGTCGCTGGACGCGAACATCTCCGCCCGCCACCTCAGCTGCATCGAAACGGGCAAGGCGCAGCCCAGCAGGACCCTGCTGATGCGCCTGGCCGACGTGCTGGACATGCCGCTGCGTGAACGTAACGCCCTGCTGCGCGCGGGCGGTTATGCGCCGAGTTATCCGGAAACGGGGCTCGACACGCCGGCCATGGGCCGCATCAACCAGGCCATCGATTTCATCCTGCGCCAGCAGGAGCCGTATCCCGCGTTCCTCATGAACCGCCACTGGGACATCCTCGCGACGAACGACGCGGCGCAGCGCGTGAACGGGTTCGTGCTCGACGGGCGGGCCAGCAAGCACGCGAACATGCTGCGCGCCGTATTCGATCCGGACGACCTGCGCGGCGCGCTTGCGAATTGGGACGACATAGGCGCCACGCTGATCGGCCACCTGCACGCGCTGGTCGCGGGGTCGCCGACCGATACGAAGGCGCGTGCGCTGCTGGATGAGATCCTGGCGTACCCGAACGTGCCGTCGCGCTGGCGCCTGCGCGACCTCGACACGCCGCCCGCGCCGCTGTTGACGACGGAGTTCCGTCACCGCGGCGTGACGCTGAGTTTCTTCTCGACGATCACGACCTTCGGCACGCCGCGCGACATCACCATCGACGGTCTGCACATCGAGTCGTGCTTTCCGATGGACGAGGCGACGGCGCAGTTCTGCCGCCGGCTCGGCGAGCAACCTTAG
- a CDS encoding LysR family transcriptional regulator has product MKLSQLHMLVAVADHGSFSAAAAELGCTQSRISHAIAALERELDTRLLSRARDGSLPTEAGLRVLDKARAMLRLEDALRASVREDDAIEGRVRIACFRSIGTHLLPYVVEALAARHPQLVLDIDDACNDRLEVVAALRAGRADVGIAQLPVEDGFVVHPYVADDYVLVVPAARAFAQPVTWDQLDGLPFIRLGCSGADAILARCRAAGLTASAERTLGNDTSIAAMVARGMGWSILPRLATYPEPDEVRVLPLPIPARRQFALAGSRDTMRSARVKAVLDVLRDRRLLAATRAYQAGILRCP; this is encoded by the coding sequence ATGAAGCTCAGCCAACTTCACATGCTCGTCGCGGTGGCGGACCACGGCAGCTTCAGCGCCGCGGCGGCGGAGCTCGGGTGCACCCAGTCGCGCATCAGCCATGCGATCGCGGCGCTGGAACGCGAACTGGATACGCGCCTGCTGTCGCGTGCGCGCGACGGCTCGCTGCCCACCGAGGCCGGCCTGCGCGTGCTGGACAAGGCGCGCGCGATGCTGCGGCTCGAAGACGCCCTGCGCGCCAGCGTGCGTGAAGACGACGCGATCGAAGGCCGCGTGCGCATCGCGTGCTTCCGCAGCATCGGCACGCATCTGCTGCCGTACGTGGTCGAAGCGCTGGCGGCCCGTCATCCGCAGCTCGTGCTCGACATCGACGACGCTTGCAACGACCGCCTCGAAGTCGTCGCCGCGCTGCGCGCCGGCCGCGCGGACGTCGGCATCGCCCAGCTGCCCGTGGAAGACGGCTTCGTCGTCCATCCGTACGTGGCTGACGACTACGTGCTGGTCGTCCCGGCCGCGCGCGCGTTCGCGCAGCCCGTGACCTGGGACCAGCTCGACGGCCTCCCGTTCATCCGCCTCGGCTGCTCGGGCGCGGACGCGATCCTCGCGCGCTGCCGCGCGGCCGGCCTCACGGCCAGTGCCGAGCGCACGCTGGGCAACGACACGAGCATCGCGGCGATGGTGGCGCGGGGCATGGGCTGGTCGATCCTGCCCCGCCTCGCGACGTATCCCGAACCGGACGAGGTGCGCGTGCTGCCGTTGCCGATCCCGGCCCGGCGCCAGTTCGCGCTGGCGGGATCGCGCGACACGATGCGCAGCGCGCGTGTCAAAGCGGTGCTGGACGTGCTGCGCGACCGCCGGCTGCTGGCGGCCACGCGCGCATATCAGGCGGGCATCCTGCGTTGTCCATGA
- a CDS encoding DUF4198 domain-containing protein: MSARLLLILCLCLCMHARAHDFWVNPDSFVVSVGASTALSMQVGHGDARRTSMIPSRRIRRFAAWTPAGEVIDLRSDGRLAPAEPGLHLLVLETDADALSHLPADRFDAYVQEEGLWPAAAARGRDVFERYRRVAKALVQAGAPGDGSQDLATKRLGLPLEIVLLTPPADGGMLAAQVIYQGRPLARALVKLTDLDHDTQPVAAQVTDGEGLVRLRRPPPGHWLLNVVWTMPLDGDDGIDFDTIFSSLSFAIAP; the protein is encoded by the coding sequence GTGAGCGCGCGCCTGCTTCTCATCCTGTGCCTGTGCCTGTGCATGCACGCCCGCGCGCACGACTTCTGGGTCAACCCGGACAGCTTCGTCGTGTCGGTGGGCGCCAGCACCGCCTTGAGCATGCAGGTCGGCCACGGCGACGCGCGCCGCACGTCGATGATCCCGTCGCGCCGCATCAGGCGCTTCGCCGCGTGGACGCCAGCCGGTGAAGTCATCGACCTGCGCAGCGACGGCAGGCTCGCGCCCGCGGAGCCTGGACTGCATCTGCTGGTACTGGAAACGGATGCGGACGCGCTGAGCCATCTGCCGGCCGACCGCTTCGACGCCTACGTGCAGGAAGAAGGTTTGTGGCCCGCAGCGGCGGCACGCGGACGGGATGTCTTCGAGCGTTACCGCCGCGTAGCGAAGGCGCTCGTACAGGCCGGCGCGCCCGGCGACGGCAGCCAGGACCTGGCCACGAAGCGCCTCGGCCTGCCGCTTGAGATTGTGCTGCTGACACCGCCGGCGGACGGCGGCATGCTCGCGGCGCAAGTCATTTATCAGGGCCGTCCGCTGGCACGCGCACTGGTGAAACTGACGGACCTCGACCACGACACGCAGCCCGTCGCCGCGCAGGTCACGGATGGCGAGGGCCTCGTCCGCCTGCGCCGTCCACCGCCGGGCCACTGGCTGCTGAACGTCGTGTGGACCATGCCGCTGGACGGTGACGACGGCATCGATTTCGACACGATCTTTTCGAGCCTGTCTTTCGCCATCGCCCCATGA
- a CDS encoding MFS transporter, giving the protein MIKKSLAPLALGGFGIGMTEFVMMGILPDIATGLDISIPQAGYLISAYAVGVVVGAPTLVSMLSHRPPRSVLIWFMLMFTAFNALSAFAPNFHTMLLFRFLAGLPHGAFFGVGAVVATRLADKGKEAAALASMFSGLTIANVLGVPAGTWLGHNMSWRFVFLIVAVIGLATMIMLHKLIPYFEATPGAGLRQDLKIFRKPNLWLALGITSIGTGGFFAWLSYIAPLLTDVTHFHANTIPLIMTAVGVGMTVGVNVGGKLADRVPPLTAIIILLITMVALLCMNALLASSQPAMMVLAFAVGANALALGPPIQMLLIEHSREAEMLGSSLGQSGFNIGNALGAFLGGIPLTLGYSYASPQWVAASLALSGVVLALAMRAHGRRAAVAVPA; this is encoded by the coding sequence ATGATCAAGAAGAGCCTGGCGCCCCTCGCCCTGGGCGGTTTCGGTATCGGCATGACGGAATTCGTCATGATGGGCATCCTGCCCGATATCGCGACCGGCCTGGACATTTCCATTCCCCAAGCGGGCTACCTGATTTCGGCGTATGCGGTCGGCGTGGTCGTCGGCGCGCCGACGCTCGTCAGCATGCTGTCGCACCGTCCGCCGCGCAGCGTGCTGATCTGGTTCATGCTGATGTTCACGGCATTCAACGCGCTCTCGGCCTTCGCGCCGAACTTCCATACCATGCTGCTGTTCCGCTTCCTGGCCGGCCTGCCGCACGGCGCCTTCTTCGGCGTGGGCGCCGTCGTCGCCACGCGTCTCGCGGACAAGGGCAAGGAAGCGGCCGCGCTCGCCAGCATGTTCTCCGGCCTGACGATCGCGAACGTATTGGGCGTACCGGCCGGCACCTGGCTCGGCCACAACATGAGCTGGCGCTTCGTGTTCCTGATCGTGGCCGTCATCGGCCTCGCGACGATGATCATGCTGCACAAGCTGATCCCGTATTTCGAGGCGACGCCGGGCGCCGGCCTGCGCCAGGACCTGAAAATCTTCCGCAAGCCGAACCTGTGGCTGGCGCTGGGCATCACGTCGATCGGCACGGGCGGCTTCTTCGCCTGGCTCAGCTACATCGCCCCGCTGCTGACGGACGTGACGCACTTCCACGCCAACACCATCCCGCTGATCATGACGGCGGTGGGCGTCGGCATGACGGTCGGCGTGAACGTGGGCGGCAAGCTGGCGGACCGCGTGCCGCCGCTGACCGCGATCATCATCCTGTTGATCACGATGGTCGCCCTGCTGTGCATGAACGCGTTGCTGGCGTCGTCGCAGCCGGCGATGATGGTGCTGGCGTTCGCCGTCGGCGCGAATGCGCTGGCGCTGGGCCCGCCGATCCAGATGCTCCTGATCGAACATTCGCGCGAAGCGGAGATGCTCGGCTCGTCGCTGGGCCAGTCCGGTTTCAATATCGGCAATGCGCTGGGCGCGTTCCTCGGCGGGATTCCGCTGACCCTGGGCTATTCGTATGCGTCGCCGCAGTGGGTGGCGGCGAGCCTGGCACTGTCCGGCGTCGTGCTGGCGCTCGCGATGCGGGCGCACGGCCGGCGGGCCGCGGTGGCGGTGCCGGCGTAA
- a CDS encoding family 49 glycosyl hydrolase, with protein sequence MRTLITLTLVLLAMLAPGIPAAAQTTANNPNLRTWWHAKYELNATTPVADDAVRRSTFYDVKVATVAAPNARFDAFPYMSIPRGGRDKWGYNDDDGAEFADRANLTMSWSSFLYSTDCWVYVTLRNGLTIGSADDVTIRPTALNLSKEMVDSTTMRVRVPYSANGYRFSVEFNNQLYTAYNDMSGTSGKLNDQGLGRAIHTEPRNALLIFAEPMVSAAESARLIPTGASGSIYYPAPGMVNNLDAITQEIVYFRAGVYYMPWNYHAQLPANVKWVYLEPGAFVKGAFQFVHDNQGVYKFTGFGVVSGEKYVYEPDTDNGYQHRIAPDCHGSCVKLLRLQSSPTMQQYLDLQGVTFMEPPYHSFVVYGDENSFQMRVENFKMVGGWYWQTDGLELYSNGTMKNTFFHSNDDVLKVYHSNLAIDNTVVWKNENGPVIQWGWSPRNMNNVQVSNTYVIHNKMYWTDVKGNTCIVNSSPSWSSTDPAAAPNAGTTVANLDFENLYVEGKTNCALRLYALSNTDTVHIRNLFIDGWNDLDPASQASKFHRMSTDLWIGNETVSGRGLKLENYRVGGQQIYKAGNNWNSTSPGRLDFDAELWDDWNAW encoded by the coding sequence ATGCGGACCCTGATCACCCTCACCCTCGTTCTGCTTGCCATGCTCGCGCCAGGCATACCGGCGGCAGCGCAAACGACGGCCAACAATCCCAACCTGCGCACGTGGTGGCATGCCAAATACGAACTCAATGCCACGACCCCGGTCGCCGACGATGCCGTGCGGCGTTCCACGTTCTACGACGTCAAGGTGGCGACCGTCGCCGCCCCCAACGCGCGCTTCGATGCCTTTCCCTACATGTCGATTCCCAGGGGTGGCCGCGACAAATGGGGCTACAACGATGACGACGGCGCCGAGTTCGCCGATCGGGCCAACCTGACGATGAGCTGGAGCTCGTTCCTCTACAGTACGGACTGCTGGGTGTACGTCACGCTCAGGAACGGACTCACGATCGGTTCCGCCGATGACGTGACGATCCGGCCCACGGCGCTGAACCTGAGCAAGGAAATGGTCGACAGCACCACGATGCGCGTGCGGGTGCCGTATTCCGCGAACGGCTACCGGTTCTCCGTCGAATTCAACAACCAGCTCTACACGGCGTACAACGACATGAGCGGCACGAGCGGCAAGCTGAACGACCAGGGCCTCGGCCGCGCCATCCATACCGAGCCGCGCAATGCGCTGCTGATCTTCGCCGAGCCCATGGTGTCGGCCGCGGAGTCGGCTCGCCTCATTCCGACCGGCGCCAGCGGCAGCATCTACTATCCGGCGCCCGGCATGGTGAACAATCTCGACGCCATCACGCAGGAGATCGTCTACTTCCGTGCCGGCGTCTATTACATGCCCTGGAATTACCACGCCCAGCTGCCGGCGAACGTCAAGTGGGTGTACCTGGAACCGGGTGCATTCGTGAAGGGCGCCTTCCAGTTCGTCCACGATAACCAGGGCGTCTACAAGTTCACCGGTTTCGGCGTCGTCTCCGGCGAAAAATACGTGTACGAGCCCGATACCGACAACGGTTACCAGCACCGCATCGCGCCTGACTGCCACGGCAGCTGCGTCAAGCTGTTGCGCCTCCAGTCATCGCCCACGATGCAGCAATACCTCGACCTGCAGGGCGTCACGTTCATGGAACCGCCGTATCACTCCTTCGTCGTGTATGGCGACGAAAACAGCTTCCAGATGCGGGTCGAGAACTTCAAGATGGTGGGCGGCTGGTACTGGCAGACGGACGGACTCGAGCTGTACTCGAACGGCACGATGAAGAACACGTTCTTCCATTCCAACGACGACGTGCTGAAGGTCTACCACAGCAATCTGGCGATCGACAATACGGTCGTCTGGAAGAACGAGAACGGTCCCGTCATCCAGTGGGGCTGGTCGCCGCGCAACATGAACAACGTCCAGGTCAGCAACACCTACGTCATCCATAACAAGATGTACTGGACCGACGTGAAGGGCAATACCTGCATCGTGAATTCCTCGCCGTCCTGGTCATCCACCGATCCCGCTGCGGCGCCGAATGCCGGCACGACGGTGGCGAACCTGGACTTCGAGAACCTGTACGTGGAGGGCAAGACCAACTGCGCGCTCCGGCTGTACGCGCTGTCGAACACGGACACGGTCCACATCAGGAACCTGTTCATCGACGGCTGGAACGACCTCGACCCCGCCTCGCAGGCGAGCAAATTCCACCGGATGTCGACCGATCTGTGGATCGGCAACGAAACGGTCAGCGGACGCGGGCTGAAGCTCGAAAACTACCGCGTCGGCGGACAGCAGATCTACAAGGCGGGCAACAACTGGAACTCGACGTCGCCGGGGCGGCTCGATTTCGACGCCGAGTTGTGGGATGACTGGAACGCCTGGTAA
- a CDS encoding cysteine hydrolase family protein → MQTLTNAALIVIDVQQGFLDPRWGRRNHPQAEQNIAALLAAWREAGRPLFHVQHGSRSDKGAFYPGAPGHAFKPEAQPLPGEIVIRKDVNSAFIGTDLEARLRASYIDTVVLCGLTTDHCVSTTARMAGNLGFHTFLVEDACATHERTGPDGTWFSAEQMHATAVASLHGEFATATSTAAVLAE, encoded by the coding sequence ATGCAAACGCTGACCAACGCCGCCCTGATCGTCATCGACGTCCAGCAGGGCTTCCTCGACCCGCGCTGGGGCCGGCGCAATCATCCCCAGGCCGAACAGAACATTGCCGCGCTGCTGGCCGCCTGGCGCGAAGCGGGGCGGCCGCTGTTCCACGTCCAGCACGGCTCGCGCAGCGACAAGGGCGCGTTTTATCCGGGCGCGCCGGGCCACGCCTTCAAGCCGGAAGCGCAGCCGCTGCCGGGAGAGATCGTCATTCGAAAGGATGTGAACAGCGCCTTCATCGGCACCGATCTGGAAGCGCGGCTGCGCGCGTCATACATCGACACGGTCGTGCTGTGCGGCCTGACGACCGATCACTGCGTGTCGACGACGGCGCGCATGGCCGGCAATCTCGGTTTTCACACGTTCCTCGTCGAGGATGCCTGCGCCACGCACGAGCGCACGGGGCCGGATGGGACGTGGTTCAGCGCGGAACAGATGCATGCGACGGCCGTGGCGAGCCTGCATGGCGAATTTGCCACGGCGACCAGCACGGCCGCCGTGTTGGCAGAATAG
- a CDS encoding IMPACT family protein codes for MPQTILTPVHHELIIKKSRFIACVQPMPDRAGAQKIVAGLWADHPGAAHVCWALLAGGHSAAVDDGEPSGTAGRPMLDVLRHQDLEGVLATVVRYFGGVKLGAGGLVRAYTDSVAQALLGAQKIAIIRQRHLRCDAPYPLEGLIRRELDGASATLDTVQHADVVSFAFHLPDDKAAALIARLSEAGNGRIHWLAENDAPQADSA; via the coding sequence ATGCCGCAGACCATCCTCACCCCTGTCCATCACGAACTGATCATCAAGAAAAGCCGCTTCATCGCCTGCGTCCAGCCGATGCCCGACCGGGCCGGTGCGCAAAAGATCGTGGCGGGGCTATGGGCCGACCATCCCGGCGCCGCGCACGTGTGCTGGGCGTTGTTGGCGGGCGGGCATTCGGCTGCCGTCGACGACGGGGAGCCCAGCGGCACGGCCGGCCGTCCCATGCTGGACGTGCTGCGCCACCAGGACCTGGAAGGCGTGCTGGCGACTGTCGTGCGCTATTTCGGCGGCGTCAAGCTGGGCGCGGGCGGCCTCGTGCGTGCTTACACAGACAGCGTCGCCCAGGCGCTGCTGGGCGCGCAGAAGATCGCCATCATCCGCCAGCGTCACCTGCGCTGCGACGCGCCCTACCCGCTCGAAGGCCTGATCCGGCGCGAACTGGACGGTGCCAGTGCCACGCTGGACACCGTCCAGCATGCCGATGTCGTCTCGTTCGCCTTCCACCTGCCGGACGACAAGGCCGCGGCGCTCATTGCCCGCCTGAGCGAGGCGGGCAACGGCCGCATCCATTGGCTCGCGGAAAACGACGCCCCGCAAGCGGACTCGGCCTGA